CGAGCACCCGCTCCACCGCATTCGTGGCGCCCCCGTGATCGGCAATCTCAGGCGGGATAAAGAGGACCGGGCGCGCCGCGCGCGCCGCGACCATGAGGGATATCGGTGACAGGATGCCCCCGTCGCGGATCTCCCCTCCGTGAGTTGTCAGGACGAGCAGCGCCACGCGCGGATCGGCGGCCGCGGCGAGCAACTGCACCGCGGGGTCGCCCTCGACGACGCGTAGGCGTACAGCGTTGGCAGAGGCGGGCGCGACATATCGCAAAGGGGACGGCTCCCGAAGCGCCGACCGATCCACGGCGACGTGCAGGGCCTCGATTTCGAGGCCGGCCTGCTTAGCGAGCGCCTCGGCGACGGGAAACGCGGCGGCGGCCGCCGGGGAGCCGTCGAGCGCGATGGTGATCGTCCCTTGGCGGATCACGGTGGAGCGTCCCGCCGGTGTCGCTGGAGCATGCTCCGTTGCTGGTCTCATCCCGGTCTGCATCGGATGCCCCCTCCATGGTCGTGATCAAGCCTACTGCCAGGGTATCGTGGCCGGCCCCCACCCGCGGGGCAGTTTCTGGCGTCTGACCGGATGGTTGGGAGGGTGACCACCCGCCGGGGTGGGTGGGACGAGCGCCGAGGGTTCGGTTGACATCACCTCCCACCCTGCGGGGGTGGCTGGCGAAACCACCCGCCAGCCCGTGGCCTAAGGCTCTGGCGCACCATACGCTCTACTCGGGGAGACGCGACGAGTAACGGAAAACAGGAATGATGATGAATGGAAAAGTGGTGATCCCAGTCGATGGATCAGCCGTCTCGGAGTCGGCCGTGCCGTTTGCTGGACTCGTCGCGCGCCGCACTGGGGCGGCTGTCGTGCTGTTGCGCGTCCTCATCGAGCCCGAGGCGCGCACGTATGCATCGTTGACGGCCGCCGCGGAGAGCGAGGCGTTCATCGATTCGCAGCTTGTCGGCGTGCGCGGGATTCTTCTGCAAATGAACATCGAGCCGCGCATCGTCGTTGAGCGCGTTCCCCGGGAGGGTGGCCAACCGGCCGTGGCGATCGCGGCTGTGGCGCGAGCGGAAGGGGCGGATCTCGTCGTGATGGGGACGCATGCACGATCTGGCGCGAGCCGGATTACGCATCCGCGGGTGGCGGAGAGCGTGGTGCAAGCGAGCCCGTGTCCCGTCCTCCTGATCCCGCCCGGCGCGCCGTTTGACTGGACGACCGCGCGTCCATTCCGGGTCGTCATCGCGCTCGATGGCTCGCCGAGTTCTGAAGAGATCCTCGGGCCCGCGCGCGAGCTGGTCCACGCACTCGGTGGCGACGTCGCCCTCGTGCGGGCGGTGCAGCCGCCCAAGTGGTGGAGCATGCGCGGCGCGAGCCGGCGAGCCAACCTCGAGGAGGCGGCGACCCAGGCGCGCACGTACCTGGTAGAGGTCGCGGACCGCTCCCTCGGTCCGGAAACCGTTGGGTCGATGGCCGTCATGGTGCAAGATCCGGCTCGGGCCATCTTGGAATCCGCGCGAAAATCCGGTGCGCGGCTCATCGCGATGGCTACGCGCTGTCGAACGGGGCTTGCGGGCATGGTCGACCGCAGCGCAGCGCGCACCGTGCTGCGCATGTCGCACACGCCGATGCTTCTGATGGGCCCTGGAAGCGCATCCCGCGTGGCAGCGTGATGGGCCGTGTCGTTCTATACGGAGCCGCTCATTGCGGTTGATCGATTCCGGGCGTCGGCCCAGCCATACCTCCTCGCACTCCCGTTTCCCGTTCGCAGCGCCGTGCGGCGCTGGCGGGGAATGGTGGGCATGGTCGTCGGGGTGGGGGCAGCCCTCGGCCTCGTGATGGCATTGATGGGGATGATCGGCTCCGGCATGCAGCAGATCATCGGCGACTTCGACCAGTCCGGCGCAAACCTCTATATCACGGCGAACGGGGCGCAAATCATCCCAATGCAGCATGGGACGAGCCCGGGAACCATTGACCAGGCAGGCGCCATTCTCTCGAAAGTCCGCACGATTCCGGGGGTTCGTGGCGCCGTGGGCGTGCTCTCTTGGACGCTGCAGCGCCAGCGGGAGGGGAAGGCCTGGCGCAACTTTCCAACCGAGATGATCCCGACGTTCGCGGTCGACGGCGAAGCGACCGAGATCGAGAATTTCGTCGTGATGCGAAAGGGACGGTGGTTTCAACGGGGGAACGAGGTCGTCTTGGGCCAGGGTATCGCCGGGAGCAAGTCCCTCGGCCTGGGCGACTCCCTGCGTCTCAACGGTCAGGACTTCGAGATCGTCGGCATCGGAAAGCTGCGAACCTTCGGACCGACCGGCGACAACGTCGCCTATGTCGACGCCCGGGCGCTTCGCCAGCACGGAGTCGTCGGCGACGTCCTGACATATGTCGCCGTGCAGACCTCGGCGCCGCAGCTCGTGCGGAATGTCGTGAGCGACTTTCTGTCCATCCGGGCGCGCAGCCCGGAAGAGATCATCGACGAGACGGTCAAGTCACAGGATTATCAGGGGGCGATGGCCCTCTACTGGGTCCTCGACGCATTCATCCTCTTCGTCGCCGTCATGTTCGTGAGCAACATGCTGGGTCGATCCGTCGCCGAGCGGCGAGTTGAGTTCGGAACGCTTCGCGCCATCGGACTGCCCAGCCGAACGATCCTGCTCAGCGTCGCGGCCGAAGGCGTCCTGATCATGCTGGCCTCGTACGTATTCGGGTTCGTCTTGTCGATCGGCCTCGGTGAGGCGGTGAACGCGTGGATCGCCCGTCCGCTCCACTACGATCGCCTGTTCGCCGTAGACGCCACGATGTACGCGGCCATTTTCGCAGCAACGATGGGTCTGGGAATCGTCGCGGCCTACTTTCCCGCGCGCGCTGCAACGCACGTGGATCCGCTCGAAGTGCTGCGGGGAGTCTGACGATGATGGCGCTGGAGCAGGTCTCGCGGAAATACGTGGTGGGCGACTCCGATGTGTGGGCCCTGCGCGATGCGACGCTGC
This region of Chloroflexota bacterium genomic DNA includes:
- a CDS encoding universal stress protein, which translates into the protein MMMNGKVVIPVDGSAVSESAVPFAGLVARRTGAAVVLLRVLIEPEARTYASLTAAAESEAFIDSQLVGVRGILLQMNIEPRIVVERVPREGGQPAVAIAAVARAEGADLVVMGTHARSGASRITHPRVAESVVQASPCPVLLIPPGAPFDWTTARPFRVVIALDGSPSSEEILGPARELVHALGGDVALVRAVQPPKWWSMRGASRRANLEEAATQARTYLVEVADRSLGPETVGSMAVMVQDPARAILESARKSGARLIAMATRCRTGLAGMVDRSAARTVLRMSHTPMLLMGPGSASRVAA
- a CDS encoding ABC transporter permease; amino-acid sequence: MSFYTEPLIAVDRFRASAQPYLLALPFPVRSAVRRWRGMVGMVVGVGAALGLVMALMGMIGSGMQQIIGDFDQSGANLYITANGAQIIPMQHGTSPGTIDQAGAILSKVRTIPGVRGAVGVLSWTLQRQREGKAWRNFPTEMIPTFAVDGEATEIENFVVMRKGRWFQRGNEVVLGQGIAGSKSLGLGDSLRLNGQDFEIVGIGKLRTFGPTGDNVAYVDARALRQHGVVGDVLTYVAVQTSAPQLVRNVVSDFLSIRARSPEEIIDETVKSQDYQGAMALYWVLDAFILFVAVMFVSNMLGRSVAERRVEFGTLRAIGLPSRTILLSVAAEGVLIMLASYVFGFVLSIGLGEAVNAWIARPLHYDRLFAVDATMYAAIFAATMGLGIVAAYFPARAATHVDPLEVLRGV